The genome window AATGCAAATGTCAATTTGATTCCCTACAACCCGGTCGACGAACATAGCCAATACCAACGCACCGAGCATGAAACCAGTCTTGTTTTTTATGACGTATTGAAAAAACAAGGTCTCAATTGCAGCATTCGCCTCGAACACGGCGTCGACATCGCTGCCGCCTGCGGCCAACTGCGCAGCAAACATTTGCCGACGGCATAAGAAAACAGGGATTGTCTTTTTATATAAGACAATCCCTGTTTTCAGACCGTCGACAAAATGCACTTTACGCAAAGCGTAAGGTGCATTTTTCAATTTCAGTTATCCAATTTTCACTGCAAAAACGCAGTTTTTCGAAAAAACGTTGAAAAACAGGCGGTAATATACCCCTGCGTTTCTTCCAGGTCGCCAGTTTTTTCAGATTCATGCATGCAAAAGTAAGCGTCACCTGCATTTTCACTTTCTGCAGGCCACGCAGTTGCGTATAGCGCATTGCATGCTTTTCTTTTGCATCTGCAAAGACACGCTCAATTGTTTGCGAGCGCAATTTGTAAATATCGCGATATATCGGCATGTGCCGATACTCATCAGCAAGTTCCAGATAGGATTCCCATACATGCCTTTGGACTTGCTTTTGATGCGCTTTGCTCTGCGTGCATTGCTCTAAATGCGGACACACTTTGCATTGTTTTGCATCGCTTTTATATTCTTGATATCCTTCACGATTCGTCGTACTGTAGCCAAGCGCCTGGTTGCCAGGGCAAATCATGCATTCATAATATTCATCATATACGTATTCATATTTCTTGAAGAACCCTTCTTTTGTCATAGGACGCTTGTAGGGAACGACAGGAATTCGGCCACTGTCGATAATTTGTTTCATAATCCAGGGCGTTTTGTAGCCCGCATCGACGGCAACGGTTTCGGTTTCAGGGAAATAACTGACGACTCGTTCATACAGTTCATCAAACAATCGACTGTCATTAACATTGCCCGCTGCGACTTCGTATCCTAATATGAAGTTATGCCGGTCACAAGCCGTGTTGGTTACGTAGGCAAAGCATTTTTCATGCTCGCCTTTATGAAACAAGCCGCTTTCCGGATCCGTCGTACTTTGCGTGATGGTTTTACCTTGCGGCGGATTTTCATCGTCGTCTTTATCTTTTAACCGTTTCTTGCCATGGTTTTCGCGATCGGCTTGAATTTCCGCATTCAGTTCATCTTGATATTGCTTGGCCGGAATCGGCACAAACACTTTTGCGCTTTTCTTTTTGTTGGCTCGTGCTTTGATATGGGTTCCGTCAATGAATACGGAACTTGCATCAATGAAACCGCAGTTTACTGCTTCGTACAGGATGCGC of Azotosporobacter soli contains these proteins:
- a CDS encoding IS1182 family transposase, coding for MYEKKDRSQQSQIEFFCLEDLVPKDHILRDIERAIDFRFIYDEVDGLYSDSERGKPGIDPVSLFKIVLIQYLFGIRSMRQTMKEIEVNMAYRWFIGYGLTEKVPHFSTFGKNYTRRFQGSDVFERIFMRILYEAVNCGFIDASSVFIDGTHIKARANKKKSAKVFVPIPAKQYQDELNAEIQADRENHGKKRLKDKDDDENPPQGKTITQSTTDPESGLFHKGEHEKCFAYVTNTACDRHNFILGYEVAAGNVNDSRLFDELYERVVSYFPETETVAVDAGYKTPWIMKQIIDSGRIPVVPYKRPMTKEGFFKKYEYVYDEYYECMICPGNQALGYSTTNREGYQEYKSDAKQCKVCPHLEQCTQSKAHQKQVQRHVWESYLELADEYRHMPIYRDIYKLRSQTIERVFADAKEKHAMRYTQLRGLQKVKMQVTLTFACMNLKKLATWKKRRGILPPVFQRFFEKLRFCSENWITEIEKCTLRFA